From the genome of Lotus japonicus ecotype B-129 chromosome 6, LjGifu_v1.2, one region includes:
- the LOC130722191 gene encoding NADH dehydrogenase [ubiquinone] flavoprotein 1, mitochondrial, with translation MRGILSVTKATLARHQGEKLGLGLRLFSTQGASTATTPQPPPPPPPPEKTHFGGLKDEDRIFTNLYGIHDPFLKGAMKRGDWYRTKDLVTKGTDWIVNEMKKSGLRGRGGAGFPSGLKWSFMPKVSDGRPSYLVVNADESEPGTCKDREIMRHDPHKLLEGCLIAGVGMRASAAYIYIRGEYVNERINLEKARKEAYAAGLLGKNACGSGYDFDVYIHYGAGAYICGEETALLESLEGKQGKPRLKPPFPANAGLYGCPTTVTNVETVAVSPTILRRGPEWFASFGRKNNSGTKLFCVSGHVNKPCTVEEEMSIPLKELIERHCGGVRGGWDNLLAVIPGGSSVPLLPKHICDDVLMDYDALKAVTSGLGTAAVIVMDKSTDVVDAIARLSYFYKHESCGQCTPCREGTGWLWMIMERLKVGNAKLEEIDMLQEVTKQIEGHTICALGDAAAWPVQGLIRHFRPELERRIKEYAQRELLQATG, from the coding sequence ATGAGGGGAATTCTTTCCGTGACCAAGGCAACCTTGGCTCGACATCAAGGTGAGAAGTTGGGCCTTGGTTTAAGATTATTCAGTACTCAGGGTGCTTCAACTGCTACTACTCCTCAgcccccaccaccacctccaccaccagaGAAAACCCATTTTGGTGGCCTTAAGGATGAGGACAGGATTTTTACCAACTTATATGGGATTCATGACCCTTTTCTCAAAGGTGCCATGAAACGGGGTGATTGGTATCGAACTAAAGATTTGGTAACTAAGGGCACTGATTGGATTGTCAATGAGATGAAGAAGTCTGGCCTCCGTGGACGTGGAGGTGCTGGTTTTCCTTCTGGCCTCAAATGGTCTTTTATGCCCAAAGTATCTGATGGCCGCCCTTCTTATCTTGTTGTTAATGctgatgaaagtgagcctggAACTTGCAAAGACAGGGAAATTATGCGTCATGACCCGCATAAGTTGTTAGAAGGTTGCTTGATTGCTGGAGTAGGAATGAGGGCAAGTGCTGCATACATCTACATCAGGGGTGAATACGTAAATGAACGTATAAATCTTGAAAAGGCTAGGAAGGAGGCTTACGCCGCTGGTTTACTGGGTAAGAATGCTTGTGGCTCAGGCTATGATTTTGATGTTTATATCCACTATGGTGCTGGAGCTTATATTTGCGGTGAGGAAACAGCCCTCTTGGAGAGTCTTGAAGGGAAGCAAGGTAAACCAAGATTAAAGCCACCGTTCCCAGCTAATGCAGGGTTGTATGGCTGTCCCACCACTGTAACAAATGTGGAAACTGTGGCTGTTTCTCCAACCATTCTAAGGCGTGGTCCTGAATGGTTTGCTAGTTTTGGTAGGAAGAACAATTCTGGGACTAAGCTGTTTTGCGTGTCAGGGCATGTTAACAAGCCATGCACTGTTGAGGAAGAAATGAGTATACCACTGAAGGAGTTGATAGAGAGGCACTGTGGAGGTGTTAGAGGAGGATGGGATAATTTACTTGCTGTAATTCCAGGAGGATCATCTGTTCCACTGCTTCCAAAGCATATATGTGATGATGTTCTGATGGATTATGATGCATTGAAGGCTGTCACGTCAGGGTTGGGGACTGCAGCCGTGATTGTGATGGATAAGTCTACTGATGTTGTGGATGCTATTGCAAGGCTCTCCTACTTCTACAAGCATGAAAGCTGTGGGCAGTGTACACCCTGCAGGGAGGGAACAGGATGGCTTTGGATGATCATGGAAAGACTGAAAGTTGGGAATGCCAAACTAGAAGAGATTGATATGCTGCAGGAGGTGACTAAGCAAATTGAAGGGCACACAATCTGTGCCTTGGGAGATGCTGCTGCATGGCCAGTGCAGGGTCTTATCAGGCATTTCAGACCCGAGCTTGAGAGAAGGATTAAAGAGTATGCACAAAGGGAGTTGCTCCAGGCTACTGGTTAG
- the LOC130723995 gene encoding casein kinase 1-like protein 11 isoform X2: MAIDLLGPSLEDLFNYCNRKLTLKTVLMLADQLINRVEYMHSRGFLHRDIKPDNFLMGLGRKANQVYIIDYGLAKKYRDLQTHKHIPYRENKNLTGTARYASVNTHLGVEQSRRDDLESLGYVLMYFLRGSLPWQGLRAGTKKQKYDKISEKKMLTSIEALCKSHPAEFTTYFQYCRSLQFEDKPDYSYLKRLFRDLFIREGYQFDYIFDWTMLKYPQIGSSSRARFQQPSGKPVLNPGPSGERLERPSVGKEIRDRLSGAVEAFSRKNSSGHGLHKDHSMHRSSDDVPSSKVVQLDSHRARSSSQNGSASRRPVVSSSRPSSSAEPNESRSSRMVSSSGRLSTTQRVQPGSESKSSFARAARTRGGHDDALRSFELLSIGAGKRKM; this comes from the exons ATGGCTATTGACCTTCTTGGACCAAGTCTTGAAGACTTGTTTAACTATTGCAATAGAAAACTCactctgaaaactgttttgatGCTTGCAGATCAGCTA ATAAACAGAGTTGAGTATATGCATTCCCGGGGCTTTCTGCATCGTGATATAAAGCCTGACAACTTTTTAATGGGTTTGGGTCGCAAGGCGAATCAG GTATACATAATTGATTATGGCCTTGCAAAAAAGTATCGCGATCTTCAAACACATAAGCATATACCATACAG GGAAAACAAGAATCTTACCGGAACTGCTCGATATGCAAGTGTTAACACACACCTTGGAGTTG AGCAAAGCAGAAGAGATGATCTAGAATCGCTTGGTTATGTGCTAATGTACTTTTTAAGAGGAAG TCTTCCATGGCAAGGCCTGAGAGCTGGCACTAAAAAGCAGAAATATGACAAAATAAGTGAAAAAAAGATGCTTACTTCGATAGAG GCCTTATGCAAGTCACATCCAGCAGAGTTCACGACTTACTTCCAATATTGCCGATCATTGCAGTTTGAAGATAAACCTGATTATTCATATCTTAAGAGGCTCTTTCGGGACCTATTCATTAGAGAAG GTTATCAGTTTGACTATATATTTGATTGGACTATGTTGAAGTATCCTCAAATTGGATCCAGTTCAAGAGCTCGA TTTCAACAGCCAAGTGGGAAACCAGTCTTAAACCCTGGACCATCTGGAGAGAGATTAGAACGGCCTTCAG tTGGAAAAGAGATTCGGGATAGATTATCAGGCGCAGTGGAGGCATTTTCAAGAAAGAATAGCTCTGGGCATGGACTGCATAAAGATCACTCCATGCATAGGTCTTCAGATGATGTTCCATCTTCCAAAGTTGTG CAACTGGATTCTCACAGGGCTCGTAGTTCTTCTCAAAATGGCAGTGCCTCAAGACGGCCTGTCGTATCAAGCAGCAGACCAAGCTCGTCTGCTGAGCCTAACGAAAGTCGTTCCAGTCGAATGGTCTCTAGTAGTGGTCGTCTATCTACCACTCAGAGGGTTCAACCTGGTTCCGAGTCTAAATCATCATTTGCACGTGCCGCAAGGACGAGAGGTGGTCATGATGATGCACTCAGGAGCTTTGAGCTCCTGTCAATTGGTGCAGGGAAAAGGAAAATGTGA
- the LOC130723995 gene encoding casein kinase 1-like protein 10 isoform X1, whose protein sequence is MDHIIGGKFKLGRKIGSGSFGELYLGVNVQSGEEVAVKLESVKTKHPQLLYESKLYMLLQGGTGIPHLKWSGVEGDYNVMAIDLLGPSLEDLFNYCNRKLTLKTVLMLADQLINRVEYMHSRGFLHRDIKPDNFLMGLGRKANQVYIIDYGLAKKYRDLQTHKHIPYRENKNLTGTARYASVNTHLGVEQSRRDDLESLGYVLMYFLRGSLPWQGLRAGTKKQKYDKISEKKMLTSIEALCKSHPAEFTTYFQYCRSLQFEDKPDYSYLKRLFRDLFIREGYQFDYIFDWTMLKYPQIGSSSRARFQQPSGKPVLNPGPSGERLERPSVGKEIRDRLSGAVEAFSRKNSSGHGLHKDHSMHRSSDDVPSSKVVQLDSHRARSSSQNGSASRRPVVSSSRPSSSAEPNESRSSRMVSSSGRLSTTQRVQPGSESKSSFARAARTRGGHDDALRSFELLSIGAGKRKM, encoded by the exons ATGGATCACATTATTGGTGGAAAATTCAAGCTTGGGAGGAAGATTGGGAGTGGATCTTTTGGGGAGCTTTATTTGG GTGTTAATGTGCAAAGTGGGGAGGAAGTGGCTGTCAAGCTG GAATCTGTGAAGACCAAGCATCCTCAACTTCTCTATGAATCAAAATTGTATATGCTTCTTCAAGGAGGAA CCGGGATACCTCATTTAAAATGGTCTGGAGTTGAAGGTGACTACAATGTCATGGCTATTGACCTTCTTGGACCAAGTCTTGAAGACTTGTTTAACTATTGCAATAGAAAACTCactctgaaaactgttttgatGCTTGCAGATCAGCTA ATAAACAGAGTTGAGTATATGCATTCCCGGGGCTTTCTGCATCGTGATATAAAGCCTGACAACTTTTTAATGGGTTTGGGTCGCAAGGCGAATCAG GTATACATAATTGATTATGGCCTTGCAAAAAAGTATCGCGATCTTCAAACACATAAGCATATACCATACAG GGAAAACAAGAATCTTACCGGAACTGCTCGATATGCAAGTGTTAACACACACCTTGGAGTTG AGCAAAGCAGAAGAGATGATCTAGAATCGCTTGGTTATGTGCTAATGTACTTTTTAAGAGGAAG TCTTCCATGGCAAGGCCTGAGAGCTGGCACTAAAAAGCAGAAATATGACAAAATAAGTGAAAAAAAGATGCTTACTTCGATAGAG GCCTTATGCAAGTCACATCCAGCAGAGTTCACGACTTACTTCCAATATTGCCGATCATTGCAGTTTGAAGATAAACCTGATTATTCATATCTTAAGAGGCTCTTTCGGGACCTATTCATTAGAGAAG GTTATCAGTTTGACTATATATTTGATTGGACTATGTTGAAGTATCCTCAAATTGGATCCAGTTCAAGAGCTCGA TTTCAACAGCCAAGTGGGAAACCAGTCTTAAACCCTGGACCATCTGGAGAGAGATTAGAACGGCCTTCAG tTGGAAAAGAGATTCGGGATAGATTATCAGGCGCAGTGGAGGCATTTTCAAGAAAGAATAGCTCTGGGCATGGACTGCATAAAGATCACTCCATGCATAGGTCTTCAGATGATGTTCCATCTTCCAAAGTTGTG CAACTGGATTCTCACAGGGCTCGTAGTTCTTCTCAAAATGGCAGTGCCTCAAGACGGCCTGTCGTATCAAGCAGCAGACCAAGCTCGTCTGCTGAGCCTAACGAAAGTCGTTCCAGTCGAATGGTCTCTAGTAGTGGTCGTCTATCTACCACTCAGAGGGTTCAACCTGGTTCCGAGTCTAAATCATCATTTGCACGTGCCGCAAGGACGAGAGGTGGTCATGATGATGCACTCAGGAGCTTTGAGCTCCTGTCAATTGGTGCAGGGAAAAGGAAAATGTGA